One window of the Triticum dicoccoides isolate Atlit2015 ecotype Zavitan chromosome 3B, WEW_v2.0, whole genome shotgun sequence genome contains the following:
- the LOC119280920 gene encoding uncharacterized protein LOC119280920, producing the protein MADWWNMAAEAANGSLTYVGETNAIAEAITGARQQYGQATEDCRRFRPGVHPLPNAGQGAPSAGGLIIDLAIGRIKRISRFYAVLGTVFSLCVAHIGLQANAPWWWDRWQLHHADAARHAETALQCLHSAKSHGHAALGVFHVMLRPPSPRAVAHAWAPAAEQLLRRAMDDLAMAEAAVERMRPAIVAQYSDAWMLLHG; encoded by the coding sequence ATGGCGGACTGGTGGAacatggcggcggaggcggcgaacgGCAGCTTAACCTACGTCGGCGAGACGAATGCGATCGCGGAGGCCATCACTGGCGCCCGCCAGCAGTACGGCCAGGCCACCGAGGACTGCCGCAGATTCCGCCCGGGCGTGCATCCCCTGCCCAACGCCGGCCAGGGCGCTCCTTCAGCAGGCGGCCTCATCATCGACCTCGCCATCGGCCGGATCAAGCGCATCAGCAGGTTCTACGCCGTACTGGGCACCGTATTCTCCCTCTGCGTTGCGCACATCGGGCTCCAGGCCAACGCGCCGTGGTGGTGGGACAGGTGGCAACTCCACCACGCCGACGCTGCCCGCCACGCGGAGACGGCGCTGCAGTGCCTACACTCCGCCAAGTCGCACGGCCATGCGGCCCTCGGCGTCTTCCACGTCATGCTCAGGCCGCCATCGCCGCGAGCAGTCGCCCACGCCTGGGCACCCGCGGCCGAGCAGCTCCTGCGCCGCGCGATGGACGATCTAGCCATGGCGGAGGCCGCGGTGGAGCGGATGCGACCGGCCATTGTGGCCCAGTACTCCGACGCATGGATGCTTCTGCATGGCTGA
- the LOC119280921 gene encoding uncharacterized protein LOC119280921, translating to MCSYPMTQLPHPPERDTIRHVNPLRQTQSRRREPDRPSIHINARVYRFLLDLPNGSWCGVIHGSPVQLLFPSKGVPDLGLLEKEYGVLEEEDGDDCVPPNLQRDSPSSSQDGEKDSVTDSGSQVPEAT from the exons ATGTGCTCATACCCCATGACCCAACTGCCCCATCCGCCCGAACGGGACACAATTCGACATGTGAATCCCCTCCGGCAGACGCAGTCTCGTCGCCGAGAACCAGATCGACCTTCCATCCATATCAACGCCCGGGTCTACAGATTTCTTCTCGATTTGCCCAATGGATCTTGGTGCGGAGTCATTCACGGATCTCCGGTTCAG CTTCTGTTCCCATCCAAGGGCGTCCCAGATCTGGGATTGCTAGAGAAGGAGTACGGCGTGCTagaggaggaggacggcgacgacTGCGTTCCTCCGAATTTACAGAGGGATTCGCCTTCCTCAAGCCAAGATGGAGAGAAAGATAGTGTTACAGATTCTGGATCTCAAGTTCCTGAGGCCACGTAA